The following are encoded together in the Candidatus Uhrbacteria bacterium genome:
- the hflX gene encoding GTPase HflX, which yields MHRPRAILIDLVLPTMKKYQALERLEELESLVHTYGGVVVVKKLQRRGTPDHHTYIGKGKVEEIANEARELRAQLLIVNGMLKPRQVYELQELLRKEHLQVWDRVDLILKIFEKHATSQEAKLQIELARLRHMGPRIFGMGHELSRQTGGIGTRGIGETNTEIMKRHLRERERKLTADIEHAAQMRAGQRAYRRRQDLQTVSIVGYTNAGKTTLLNALTGRREYAADKLFATLDTRIGQLYLPHAQKIALLSDTIGFIQSLPPDLIEAFRSTLAETVNADVILHVVDACDPHRDEKMVVVEDILRQLGISQAPMLFVFAKMDGVRRAERARMRAAYRELHPAFVSAQSGEGVDTLLRRIESMLK from the coding sequence ATGCATAGGCCTCGCGCCATCCTCATAGACCTGGTGCTTCCTACCATGAAGAAATACCAAGCGCTCGAGCGATTGGAGGAGTTGGAATCGCTCGTGCACACCTACGGCGGAGTGGTCGTCGTAAAAAAGCTCCAACGGCGCGGCACTCCCGATCACCATACGTACATCGGTAAGGGAAAGGTGGAGGAAATCGCGAACGAGGCTCGCGAGCTTCGCGCCCAACTTCTCATCGTCAACGGGATGCTGAAGCCCAGGCAAGTCTACGAACTTCAAGAACTCCTGCGCAAAGAACATTTGCAGGTGTGGGATCGCGTGGATTTGATTTTGAAGATTTTTGAGAAACACGCCACAAGCCAAGAAGCAAAGCTGCAGATTGAGCTGGCGCGTTTGCGCCATATGGGGCCAAGAATTTTCGGCATGGGCCACGAGTTGTCTCGGCAAACCGGCGGCATCGGCACACGCGGCATCGGGGAAACGAACACGGAGATCATGAAGCGCCACTTGCGCGAACGCGAGCGGAAACTCACGGCTGATATTGAGCATGCGGCGCAAATGCGTGCGGGGCAACGCGCTTACCGCCGGCGGCAGGATTTGCAAACCGTGTCCATCGTCGGTTATACGAACGCAGGGAAAACGACGCTTCTCAACGCTCTCACGGGACGGCGGGAATATGCCGCCGACAAACTGTTTGCCACCCTCGATACGCGTATTGGACAACTCTATCTCCCCCATGCGCAAAAGATCGCCCTTCTTTCAGACACCATCGGGTTTATCCAATCACTTCCGCCAGACCTCATTGAGGCTTTCCGCTCCACACTTGCCGAAACAGTAAACGCTGACGTGATTTTGCATGTAGTGGACGCGTGCGATCCGCATCGCGACGAGAAAATGGTCGTGGTCGAGGACATCCTCCGCCAACTTGGCATAAGTCAGGCGCCGATGCTTTTTGTCTTCGCCAAAATGGATGGCGTGCGGCGGGCAGAGCGCGCCCGCATGCGCGCAGCCTATCGTGAACTTCACCCTGCTTTTGTTTCTGCGCAAAGCGGCGAGGGCGTAGATACTCTCCTCCGACGTATTGAAAGTATGCTAAAATAG
- a CDS encoding glycine--tRNA ligase, with product MASVSMETLVHLAKSRGFVFPGSEIYGGLANSWDYGPLGVALKKNIVDAWWKRFVTSRRDMVGIDAAVIMNPKVWEASGHLAEFTDPLVECKKCHTRFRADQIDTAAACAHCGTKGEFTESKNFNLMFKTFLGSTDDDAAVAYLRGELAQAMFVDFPSVVQMSRKRVPFGIAQIGKCFRNEITPGNFIFRMREFNLMEFEYFVHPSEWEKSFAYWLSEMKAWLGFLGVKEEHLVFHEIPDGERAHYSMRTVDIEYQYPFGVKELYGLAYRTDFDLKNHMEKSGKDLRYTDPVSGEKYLPHVIEPTFGIDRTVLVTMLEAYHEEEAPTAEEGESATRVVLKFPKSLAPFKVAVLPLSKKEELSVVSKGVLDLLTPYFACDYDETQSIGRRYRRQDEIGTPYCVTVDFDSLNDHAVTVRDRDSMKQERVPITDLVTYLTPLLV from the coding sequence ATGGCATCTGTTTCGATGGAGACATTGGTACATTTGGCCAAGAGCCGCGGGTTTGTTTTTCCCGGCTCCGAGATTTATGGGGGGCTTGCGAATAGCTGGGACTACGGTCCGCTCGGGGTTGCACTCAAAAAAAATATCGTGGACGCGTGGTGGAAACGGTTTGTGACGTCACGCCGCGATATGGTGGGGATTGATGCCGCCGTTATCATGAATCCAAAAGTGTGGGAGGCGTCGGGACACCTGGCGGAGTTTACAGACCCGCTGGTGGAGTGCAAGAAGTGCCATACGCGTTTTCGCGCGGACCAAATCGATACGGCCGCCGCGTGCGCGCATTGCGGCACGAAAGGAGAATTTACCGAGTCCAAGAATTTCAATTTGATGTTCAAAACGTTTCTCGGCTCTACCGATGACGACGCGGCAGTGGCGTATCTGCGCGGCGAGCTGGCGCAGGCGATGTTTGTAGATTTTCCCTCTGTGGTGCAGATGTCTCGCAAGCGCGTGCCCTTTGGCATTGCGCAAATAGGGAAGTGCTTCCGAAATGAGATTACGCCGGGAAATTTCATTTTCCGCATGCGCGAATTCAATTTAATGGAGTTTGAGTATTTTGTGCATCCGTCCGAATGGGAGAAGTCTTTTGCCTATTGGCTTAGCGAAATGAAGGCGTGGCTTGGATTTCTCGGCGTTAAAGAGGAGCATCTTGTGTTTCACGAGATTCCCGACGGCGAACGTGCCCACTACTCCATGCGTACAGTGGACATTGAGTATCAGTACCCGTTTGGCGTGAAGGAGTTGTACGGTCTTGCCTACCGCACAGACTTTGATTTGAAAAACCACATGGAGAAATCGGGAAAAGATCTACGTTATACCGATCCCGTGAGTGGCGAAAAATATTTGCCGCATGTGATTGAGCCTACTTTTGGTATTGACCGTACGGTTCTTGTCACTATGCTTGAGGCGTATCACGAAGAAGAGGCGCCGACCGCCGAGGAAGGGGAGTCTGCCACGCGCGTCGTGCTCAAATTTCCCAAGTCGCTTGCGCCGTTTAAGGTAGCCGTGCTTCCGCTTTCCAAAAAAGAAGAGCTCTCGGTTGTCTCTAAAGGTGTTCTCGATCTCCTGACCCCGTATTTTGCTTGTGACTATGACGAGACGCAGTCCATCGGACGACGCTATCGCCGGCAAGACGAGATCGGCACGCCCTATTGCGTGACGGTGGATTTTGACTCGTTAAACGACCATGCTGTCACGGTGCGCGACCGTGACTCCATGAAGCAAGAGCGTGTCCCCATCACGGACCTTGTAACGTATCTCACCCCGCTTCTTGTATGA
- a CDS encoding ABC transporter ATP-binding protein, whose amino-acid sequence MNKRVLQIYVAHALRYPWSVTALLFVIVAAQALHLLVPWLYKRFFDLLFSGATPAVLAPQLIQILFSVFFLTLGGWFLWRASGFLTAVLHPKITKDLYETAFRYLLHHSYRFFANHFGGSLVRKVGRFTHAFHNLADQLQWKLIPITVTTIGVFIALFLRHPTLAWILFGWLVVFILMNAVISNWKLRYDKERSAIDSEVTGALADALTNSITVKTFAGYTYEERLFQNILERFRRIWKFCWNLAEINMAVQTFLMILLELGMMWMAVSLWTKGLLTAGDFALLQAYLIRIIDTMWDLGHVFRDIYEQVADASEMAEIIDTTPEVGDKPRAKALAVRHGEIQFDHVVFSYRKTRPILNDLDLTIKAGEKVALVGPSGAGKSTVTKLMFRFFDLDAGAIRIDGQSVADVTLESLWEHIGLVPQEPILFHRTLMENIRYGRRTATDEEVVQAAKKARCHEFIVALPNGYGTFVGERGVKLSGGERQRVAIARAILKDAPILVLDEATSSLDSESEAMIQEALRALMKGKTTMVIAHRLSTIMQMDRIVVMEGGKMADEGTHAELLKRHGTYKKLWEIQAGGFVH is encoded by the coding sequence ATGAACAAACGAGTTCTGCAAATTTATGTTGCGCATGCTCTGCGCTACCCCTGGAGCGTGACGGCTCTTTTGTTTGTCATTGTTGCTGCGCAAGCGCTTCACTTACTGGTTCCGTGGCTCTACAAACGCTTCTTTGATCTTCTTTTTTCCGGCGCAACGCCCGCCGTCCTTGCCCCGCAGCTTATCCAGATTCTTTTCTCTGTCTTTTTCTTAACACTTGGCGGATGGTTTTTGTGGCGTGCGTCTGGATTTCTCACCGCCGTCCTTCACCCGAAGATCACCAAAGATCTTTACGAAACGGCGTTCCGTTACCTCTTGCACCACTCGTACCGGTTCTTTGCAAATCACTTTGGTGGGTCGTTGGTCCGCAAGGTCGGGCGTTTCACGCATGCGTTCCATAATCTTGCCGATCAACTACAGTGGAAGCTGATCCCGATTACCGTCACGACGATCGGTGTTTTTATTGCATTGTTCCTCCGTCACCCGACTCTTGCGTGGATCCTCTTCGGTTGGCTGGTGGTCTTTATTCTGATGAACGCCGTTATTTCCAACTGGAAGCTTCGCTACGATAAGGAACGATCGGCGATTGACTCGGAAGTGACCGGGGCGCTCGCGGATGCGCTCACCAACAGTATTACGGTCAAGACTTTCGCGGGGTATACATATGAGGAAAGATTATTTCAGAATATTCTGGAGCGCTTTCGGCGCATCTGGAAGTTTTGCTGGAATTTGGCCGAGATCAACATGGCTGTGCAGACGTTTCTCATGATTCTGCTTGAACTTGGCATGATGTGGATGGCGGTATCACTGTGGACAAAGGGCCTACTGACAGCCGGCGACTTTGCGCTTTTGCAGGCATATCTTATCCGCATCATTGATACGATGTGGGACTTGGGACACGTATTCCGTGACATCTACGAGCAAGTTGCTGATGCGTCCGAAATGGCGGAGATCATTGATACGACGCCGGAAGTAGGGGACAAACCCAGAGCTAAGGCTCTTGCGGTGCGGCACGGGGAAATCCAGTTTGATCACGTAGTCTTCAGCTACAGGAAGACGCGGCCGATTTTGAATGACCTAGACTTAACGATCAAGGCCGGTGAGAAAGTGGCGCTTGTGGGACCGTCGGGAGCAGGGAAGTCTACGGTTACGAAACTCATGTTCCGATTCTTCGATCTGGATGCGGGCGCCATTCGCATCGATGGACAATCTGTGGCGGATGTGACGCTCGAGAGTTTGTGGGAGCATATCGGTTTGGTGCCGCAAGAACCGATTCTTTTCCACAGGACGCTCATGGAGAATATTCGCTATGGACGGCGTACGGCCACGGACGAGGAGGTCGTCCAGGCGGCGAAGAAGGCACGATGCCACGAATTTATTGTAGCTCTGCCGAATGGGTACGGCACCTTTGTGGGCGAGCGCGGAGTGAAACTCTCCGGCGGGGAGCGCCAGCGCGTTGCCATTGCGCGAGCGATTCTCAAAGACGCACCGATTCTCGTGCTTGATGAAGCGACGTCGAGTCTCGACTCGGAATCGGAAGCGATGATTCAGGAGGCTTTGCGCGCGCTCATGAAGGGAAAAACGACGATGGTTATTGCCCACCGCCTTTCCACCATCATGCAGATGGACAGGATTGTGGTTATGGAGGGGGGAAAGATGGCGGACGAGGGGACGCATGCCGAGCTTCTCAAACGTCACGGAACCTACAAAAAGCTTTGGGAAATTCAAGCGGGCGGTTTTGTACATTGA
- the pilB gene encoding type IV-A pilus assembly ATPase PilB, producing MISASDTRLGELLVHNKDISPLQLQEALDRVKQTGGPLSYELVRYGVIDENAIVHALRRQFDVQPVDLSEASPDSKVLKLIPRMLVDRYRMVPLSLSGNTLTVVMVDPGDLVARRDIEVKTGHKLEVVVAPESQINALIDRCYLSAKTFKNALEELGLSDDGLEVEKDAEEDVTAAELEEVAGEAPVIRLVNFILASAIKNRASDIHIEPFERQVRVRFRIDGVLYDVLKPPFKYRNAIISRVKILARLDISERRKPQDGRIKLKLGGRRNIDLRVGVIPTQHGEYVVIRILDQSKLQLDMTKLGLESSELEGFRAALHAPSGMVLVTGPTGSGKTTTLYSALSDINVVGTNILTVEQPVEYDIFGIKQTEVNVEAGLTFAAALRSFLRLDPDVILVGEIRDFETAETAVQAAMTGHLVLSTLHTNDAPSTIARLTEMGVPAFEIAACVRMIIAQRLVRRLCETCREPQDVPRQTLLDLGVPSDESDEYTCLRAVGCPACNETGYMGRIAIYEIMALTSDLCEQIAAGATTEQLRREAVRGGMKTLRVSALAKLRDGVTSLEEVMRVTGHD from the coding sequence ATGATATCAGCTTCTGATACCCGTCTTGGCGAGTTGCTCGTGCACAACAAGGACATCTCTCCTCTTCAGCTCCAGGAAGCCCTGGACCGCGTCAAGCAGACCGGCGGACCTCTGAGCTACGAGCTCGTGCGCTACGGCGTGATCGACGAGAACGCAATCGTCCACGCGTTGAGGAGGCAGTTCGACGTCCAGCCCGTAGACCTCTCGGAGGCTTCACCGGATTCCAAGGTGTTGAAGCTCATTCCGCGCATGCTCGTGGACCGTTACCGCATGGTGCCCCTGAGTCTGTCGGGCAACACTTTGACCGTTGTCATGGTCGACCCAGGGGATCTCGTCGCGCGACGCGACATCGAGGTCAAGACCGGCCACAAGCTCGAAGTCGTGGTGGCTCCCGAAAGCCAGATCAACGCTCTCATCGATCGTTGCTACCTCTCCGCCAAGACGTTCAAGAACGCTCTGGAAGAACTGGGGCTGTCAGACGACGGACTGGAAGTGGAGAAGGATGCCGAGGAAGATGTCACCGCGGCAGAACTTGAAGAAGTCGCCGGCGAAGCACCGGTTATCAGGCTCGTCAACTTCATCCTGGCAAGCGCGATCAAGAACCGCGCGAGCGACATCCACATCGAGCCCTTCGAGCGCCAGGTGCGCGTCCGGTTCCGCATCGACGGAGTGCTCTACGACGTGCTCAAGCCTCCGTTCAAATACCGCAACGCGATCATCTCACGCGTGAAGATCTTGGCGCGCCTGGACATCTCCGAGCGCCGGAAGCCCCAGGATGGCCGGATCAAGCTCAAGCTCGGCGGCAGGAGAAACATCGACCTGCGCGTGGGAGTTATTCCCACCCAGCACGGCGAGTACGTGGTCATCCGGATTCTCGACCAGAGCAAGCTCCAGCTCGACATGACCAAGCTCGGATTGGAGTCCTCAGAGCTCGAGGGGTTCCGTGCCGCCCTGCATGCTCCAAGTGGCATGGTCCTCGTGACGGGTCCGACGGGGTCGGGCAAGACGACCACGCTCTACTCCGCGCTCTCCGACATCAACGTCGTAGGGACGAACATCCTCACCGTGGAACAGCCGGTCGAGTACGACATCTTCGGAATCAAGCAGACGGAAGTGAACGTGGAGGCAGGACTCACGTTCGCCGCCGCACTGCGGTCGTTCCTGCGTCTGGATCCGGACGTGATCCTCGTGGGTGAGATCCGGGACTTCGAGACGGCGGAGACGGCCGTGCAGGCCGCGATGACCGGGCATCTGGTCCTCTCCACCCTGCACACCAACGATGCGCCGAGCACGATCGCGCGTCTGACGGAGATGGGTGTGCCCGCCTTCGAGATCGCCGCGTGCGTGCGGATGATCATCGCCCAGCGTCTCGTGCGGCGTCTGTGCGAGACCTGCCGCGAGCCCCAAGACGTTCCGCGCCAGACCCTGCTCGACCTGGGAGTGCCGTCTGACGAGTCAGACGAGTACACCTGCCTGCGCGCCGTTGGCTGCCCCGCCTGCAACGAGACCGGGTACATGGGCCGCATCGCCATCTACGAGATCATGGCGCTCACCTCCGACCTGTGCGAGCAGATCGCCGCCGGTGCCACGACCGAGCAGCTTCGCCGTGAAGCCGTTCGCGGTGGCATGAAGACGTTGCGTGTGAGCGCGCTCGCCAAATTGCGCGATGGTGTCACCTCGCTCGAGGAAGTGATGCGTGTAACTGGCCACGATTAG
- a CDS encoding HU family DNA-binding protein — MAKMTKSQMLAAIAEKSGVAKKDVAAVLAAMVDVAYAEVKHSGECSFAGLGKLVKKRREARMGRNPATGEQIQIPAKTVLKFRVAKAAKDALLA, encoded by the coding sequence ATGGCTAAAATGACCAAGTCTCAAATGCTCGCTGCCATCGCGGAAAAGAGCGGCGTGGCAAAGAAAGATGTCGCCGCGGTACTTGCCGCAATGGTGGACGTCGCATACGCAGAGGTAAAGCACAGTGGAGAGTGTTCGTTTGCTGGACTGGGCAAACTCGTGAAGAAACGCCGTGAAGCTCGCATGGGCCGCAACCCTGCAACGGGCGAGCAGATTCAAATCCCTGCAAAGACCGTGCTCAAATTCCGCGTCGCGAAGGCTGCAAAAGACGCGCTTCTCGCCTAG
- a CDS encoding tetratricopeptide repeat protein yields MMILFWIALVLLIVSLAALVWVAFRHMAQVRVVNIHTDDKAQHARVKEDIILERVTRTFAPARFFLRVLPRVVTFLRRVGRRTVQELRTLEKHYAHVRERAQAPLRRSGEAVKRAMEEAAALVHDEQYAEAEKKYIEVISLRPRHVAAYEFLGRLYTKMGNLDQAVETLAFALQLAPNDASVHVSLGEVYGKKEEWARALAEFERAVAKRPGNPRYLDLYIESALIAKRPEEAARGIALLRKTNKENQKLGEFDARLAALQGTM; encoded by the coding sequence ATGATGATTCTTTTTTGGATAGCGCTTGTTCTCCTTATTGTTTCGCTTGCTGCACTTGTGTGGGTTGCTTTTCGGCACATGGCGCAAGTACGTGTGGTGAACATCCACACGGATGACAAGGCGCAACATGCACGAGTGAAAGAAGATATTATTTTGGAACGCGTGACGCGCACGTTTGCTCCCGCGCGGTTTTTCCTCCGTGTGCTCCCGCGCGTGGTTACATTTCTCCGCCGTGTTGGGCGGCGCACGGTGCAAGAGCTTCGTACTCTGGAAAAACATTATGCGCATGTACGTGAGCGCGCACAGGCCCCCCTGCGCCGAAGTGGCGAGGCAGTGAAGCGGGCAATGGAGGAAGCGGCAGCACTCGTGCACGATGAACAGTATGCGGAGGCGGAGAAAAAATACATTGAGGTGATTTCTTTGCGCCCGCGGCATGTGGCGGCGTATGAATTTTTGGGGCGTTTGTATACAAAGATGGGAAATTTGGACCAGGCGGTGGAGACGCTTGCATTTGCGCTTCAGCTTGCACCGAACGACGCAAGCGTGCATGTGTCACTTGGCGAGGTGTATGGGAAAAAAGAAGAGTGGGCGCGCGCGCTTGCCGAGTTTGAGCGTGCCGTGGCGAAGCGTCCTGGGAATCCGCGCTATCTCGACTTGTATATTGAAAGTGCGCTCATTGCCAAGCGGCCAGAGGAGGCGGCAAGGGGAATTGCGCTGTTGCGAAAGACCAACAAAGAAAACCAAAAATTGGGGGAGTTTGATGCGCGTTTAGCCGCGTTGCAGGGCACGATGTAA
- the tpiA gene encoding triose-phosphate isomerase — protein sequence MKYLVANWKMYVDTRGAVALAREVLRWTRGKEKLPEIVLCPSFLAIPEVQKVLGHSRIHLGAQDVFWENDGPHTGGISPQALHAAGCAFAIIGHSERRRELGETDVMVAKKVSAALAAGLTPLVCVGETKEAHEAGETLLVVRAQVRQALAGRAHGRVGIVYEPLWAISLYGKGEPESPEALREIFGGLKEEAGEDAILLYGGSVDGANAYSYLREDVVDGVLVGYASVKTHQLGDMLAATCKASHI from the coding sequence GTGAAGTATCTCGTTGCCAACTGGAAGATGTACGTGGATACACGCGGTGCGGTGGCGCTGGCGCGCGAGGTTTTACGTTGGACACGCGGAAAAGAAAAGCTTCCCGAAATTGTGCTTTGCCCAAGCTTTCTGGCCATCCCGGAAGTGCAGAAAGTTCTTGGCCATAGCCGCATTCATCTGGGGGCGCAAGATGTTTTTTGGGAAAATGACGGGCCGCATACAGGGGGAATCAGCCCGCAGGCTCTTCATGCGGCTGGGTGCGCATTTGCGATTATCGGACACTCGGAGAGACGGCGGGAACTTGGCGAGACGGACGTGATGGTGGCAAAAAAAGTCTCGGCAGCTTTGGCAGCGGGACTCACACCTTTGGTATGCGTTGGGGAAACGAAAGAGGCGCATGAGGCGGGCGAGACATTGTTGGTCGTCCGCGCTCAAGTGCGCCAAGCGCTTGCGGGCCGTGCGCACGGACGTGTAGGCATTGTCTACGAGCCTCTTTGGGCGATTTCATTGTATGGGAAAGGGGAACCGGAATCCCCGGAAGCTCTGCGCGAAATTTTTGGCGGCCTCAAAGAGGAAGCGGGAGAGGACGCGATCCTTCTTTATGGCGGGAGTGTGGATGGGGCTAACGCCTATAGCTACTTACGCGAGGATGTGGTTGATGGAGTGCTGGTGGGGTACGCGTCGGTGAAGACGCACCAGCTTGGCGATATGCTTGCGGCCACGTGCAAAGCTTCTCATATATGA
- a CDS encoding TIGR00730 family Rossman fold protein yields the protein MVNPKDAEHAHSMNEITWRIFRIMAEFVDGFQFLSTSKKEVTVFGSAKLPRGSHWYKEAERFGQLAARGGFTVITGGGPGLMEAANKGAFEAGGESLGLNIELPLEQRANDYLTRGKGFHYFFTRKVMLSASAQAYIFFPGGFGTLDELFEMLVLIETKKAQVIPVVLVGKSFWAPLLEWISRTLVKEYETLHPISLKIMSAVDTAEEAWEIVRHSKERHIF from the coding sequence ATGGTGAATCCGAAAGACGCTGAACACGCACACAGCATGAACGAGATCACGTGGCGGATATTCCGCATCATGGCGGAGTTCGTGGACGGATTTCAATTTCTCTCCACATCCAAAAAAGAGGTCACGGTGTTTGGATCGGCAAAATTGCCGCGCGGGTCGCATTGGTACAAAGAGGCGGAGCGGTTTGGACAGCTCGCGGCGCGGGGCGGGTTTACGGTAATCACCGGTGGGGGACCCGGACTTATGGAAGCGGCAAACAAAGGGGCGTTCGAGGCCGGCGGCGAATCGCTTGGACTAAATATTGAGCTGCCGCTGGAGCAGCGCGCAAACGACTACCTTACACGCGGTAAAGGCTTCCATTACTTTTTTACGAGAAAGGTAATGCTCTCCGCCTCTGCTCAGGCCTACATTTTCTTCCCCGGCGGGTTTGGCACGCTCGATGAACTCTTCGAGATGCTCGTGCTCATTGAAACAAAAAAGGCGCAGGTGATTCCCGTTGTCCTTGTGGGAAAATCATTTTGGGCGCCTCTTCTTGAATGGATCTCACGCACATTGGTGAAGGAATACGAAACCCTGCACCCAATAAGCCTCAAGATCATGAGCGCTGTAGATACGGCAGAAGAAGCGTGGGAGATTGTGCGACATTCAAAGGAGCGGCATATTTTTTAG
- the frr gene encoding ribosome recycling factor, with the protein MHQFLVGKKSGFEDAIAHLRDEMAGLRTGRAHPGLVEHVVVEAYGTQSPLKALAMVSIPESRTLQIEAWDAGIVKDIERALSAADLGASPHMDGKIIRLVLPTMTEETRKKMVRLMKEKVESARVSLRQSREDIRKEVSAMEKDKKISEDERFKIFDELDRMTKEFTDMVEKISEEKEREIMTV; encoded by the coding sequence ATGCATCAATTTCTTGTAGGAAAAAAAAGCGGGTTCGAGGACGCCATAGCGCATCTGCGCGATGAAATGGCCGGGCTTCGGACAGGACGCGCGCATCCGGGGCTGGTCGAGCATGTGGTGGTGGAGGCGTACGGCACGCAGTCGCCACTGAAGGCGCTTGCGATGGTGAGCATTCCCGAATCGCGCACTCTGCAGATTGAGGCATGGGATGCGGGTATTGTGAAAGACATCGAGCGCGCACTTTCTGCAGCCGACCTTGGCGCGTCGCCGCACATGGATGGGAAAATTATCCGACTTGTTCTTCCAACGATGACGGAGGAAACGCGCAAGAAGATGGTAAGGCTCATGAAAGAAAAGGTGGAATCGGCGCGCGTGTCGCTCCGCCAATCGCGGGAAGACATCCGTAAAGAAGTTTCGGCAATGGAGAAAGACAAAAAAATATCGGAAGATGAACGGTTTAAAATATTCGATGAGCTCGACCGTATGACGAAGGAATTTACCGATATGGTGGAAAAAATCAGCGAGGAAAAGGAACGGGAGATCATGACGGTCTAA
- a CDS encoding insulinase family protein, protein MKKTHLSNGIPVFLVPSSGTEAATVLVMVKVGSRYETPALNGVSHFIEHMLFKGTPRRKTPQDISRTLDAVGADYNAFTAKDETGYWVKVNRTHVPLAVDLLHDMLTSSKFSAPELARERHVIMEEINMYHDNPMMHVDEMLESVMFAGSTLGWEIAGTHKTMTEMPRADVMAFWRRAYQPRRMVIAVAGAFPKDTKARLEKSFGRKLTAPADMTYDPFLGFLTSRRPRVAIQYKETKQVQVAVGFPGVSHMDRRADAIRLLATILGGPMSSRLFTSVREKRGLCYFVRASHASFEDTGLFMVQSGLDRGRLGLAGKIIMQELRKMVKERVGGAELTRAKEYLAGKTILALEDSSTVAEWYAKQELHTGTVLTPHEKLARLRKVTPAQIQDAAAWALDTRRMGLAGIGPFRREGELSKYFL, encoded by the coding sequence ATGAAGAAGACACATTTGTCCAACGGCATTCCGGTTTTTCTTGTTCCATCAAGCGGCACGGAAGCGGCAACGGTGCTTGTTATGGTGAAAGTTGGCTCGCGTTACGAAACGCCAGCACTAAACGGGGTGAGCCATTTCATTGAGCACATGCTGTTTAAGGGCACGCCCAGGCGGAAGACTCCGCAAGATATTTCACGCACGCTTGATGCGGTCGGCGCCGACTATAATGCATTCACTGCCAAAGATGAGACAGGATATTGGGTGAAGGTGAATCGGACACATGTCCCGCTGGCGGTTGATCTGCTCCACGACATGCTTACATCGTCGAAATTTTCCGCGCCGGAACTTGCGCGCGAGCGTCACGTTATCATGGAAGAGATTAACATGTATCACGACAACCCGATGATGCATGTGGATGAGATGTTGGAGTCGGTAATGTTTGCTGGCTCCACGCTTGGATGGGAGATTGCCGGAACGCACAAGACGATGACGGAGATGCCGCGTGCGGATGTCATGGCGTTTTGGCGCCGTGCGTATCAGCCTCGTCGCATGGTGATTGCTGTGGCTGGGGCGTTCCCCAAAGATACAAAGGCGCGACTTGAGAAATCATTTGGAAGGAAGCTGACAGCGCCGGCAGACATGACCTACGATCCATTCTTGGGATTTCTGACCTCGCGGCGCCCGCGTGTGGCGATCCAGTATAAAGAGACAAAGCAAGTACAGGTGGCCGTGGGGTTTCCCGGCGTTTCACACATGGATAGGCGTGCGGATGCCATACGGCTTCTCGCCACAATTTTGGGCGGCCCTATGTCATCGCGTCTGTTCACTTCGGTGCGCGAAAAGCGCGGCCTTTGTTACTTTGTGCGCGCGAGCCACGCGTCGTTTGAAGACACAGGACTCTTTATGGTTCAATCTGGACTGGATCGAGGTCGGCTGGGGCTGGCCGGAAAAATCATCATGCAGGAACTACGCAAAATGGTAAAAGAGCGCGTGGGTGGGGCAGAATTGACACGGGCAAAAGAATATCTTGCTGGCAAAACCATTCTTGCTCTTGAGGATTCGTCCACCGTGGCCGAATGGTATGCCAAACAGGAATTGCATACAGGGACGGTTCTTACACCCCACGAAAAGCTGGCGCGTCTGCGTAAAGTGACTCCAGCACAGATTCAGGACGCCGCAGCGTGGGCCCTAGACACGCGCCGCATGGGGTTGGCCGGTATTGGTCCGTTTCGTCGCGAAGGGGAATTATCAAAATACTTTTTGTGA